GCAAGCGGCCGTTTTCTAACGGATCGGCAAATAAAGGTTGCGAGGCGTCTTGAGGTTGCAAAGTAGGCAGTACTCGTCCGGCCAAATCGACTACGCCGGCTTCCAGCCCAAAACGTTTTGCGCAGACGGTGTACAAACAGCACATGCACAAGGCAGCGCCTTGCTTTTTTTGCAAAAAGCGCCCAAATGAAATTTCCTTAATGTCATGGGCGGCCGGCAGCACCGCATATTGTTGGGTATGAAAGAAAAATTGCCCCAAATAGTTCCAAATATCCGCCGCAGACGTGCAGTTAGCCAGTATCGGGCGCAACTGACGGGCCAGCTCGTCAATGTGCTGGCTGATTTCTTGACGGGTGATAGCGGGATTGACAAAGCGGGTGACCAGCGTAAGGGCTTCTTCCAGTTCCGGATTGATTTTGCCGGTGAAAAGAGAAATCTGTTTTGTTAAATCTTCCCAATATACTTCTTGCATGGCACCTACAAAAGCGGCCGGTAAAGAAGAATGAAAATCTTGCTCAATGACGCTGTGCAACGCCTGGGGATTGTTTTGCATGATATGCGCCAATTCCTTTTTGAGCAAAGCCGCCTCCGGGCCGGTTTCGCGGCCCAATAAATCGATGAGTGCTTTAATTTGGGAAGGTCGAATTTGTTGCATATACATAATCTAGCAAATTTAGCCGTTTCGTGCACGAAAATAAAAGGAGTATTTTTAATTGTAAAATGTTTTACATAGGTTTGCCACTAAACGCTCGTTTTTAATAAAAAAACCCGCGCCAAAAGCGCGGGTTTTTTAACGAGCAAAAGATTTATTGAATATCTTTTTCGTTAGCGGTAATCAAGAGTTCCACGCGGCGGTTTTTGGCGCGGCCGGCTTCGGTGCTGTTGTCAGCCACCGGTTGGGCAGAACCATAACCGACGTATTGAATGCTCAAGGTTTTCAAACCGTTACCGATTAAATAATCATATACGGCTTTAGCACGTTGAGTGGAAAGCGGCTTATTGACCGCATCAGAGCCGGTAGAATCGGCGTGACCGGCGACGATGATATTGTTTTTCGGATATTTCTTCAACACACGCAATAAATCATTAAGCGTGGTCACAGAAGCGGAAGACAAGGCCGCATTACCGGTTTCAAATAAAATATCGTTTTTCAACGTAATGACTAAGCGAATCGTTTTGCCGTTTGCATCTTTGACTTTGGTTACGTCAGCAATGGCGGCTAACTCTTTGGCTTGTTTGTCATAATAGTTACCCAAAGCACCACCGACTGCAGCACCTGCTAAGGCACCATAGATGGCTCCCTGATAACTTTTTCCGCCGGTATTATTGGCGATTACGGCTCCGGTTAAAGCACCTACGGCCGCCCCGCCGCCCGCACCGATAGCGGTACGTTTACCCGGGGTGGTGCAAGCAGTCAGCAATAATGCCACGCTTACGCCCAGTAACATCATTTTTTTCATGGTATTCTCCTTTTTCGGCCTAGGGCCGGATATGTAGTAAATATATTTTAACTTTTTTGAACGAACTTGTAAGTACTTATTCCTATCGCTATTTAGCGCGTTGGTGAAAAATAAATTTCAACCATCCCGGATAAAGCGCCACTATGTAGAGTACAATAAAGCCCCGAGCCACCAATCTTCCCCAATGCGGCCCCATCCAAAGGATGCAATACTTCTGCAGAAACATAATAAGTAGCACCAAAGGAATTAACCCTACTATTCCCCAAATAATTTCTTTCCAGTTAAGGCCGGTTGCCTCAAAACCAATCCAGCGTTTTTCAATGTAGCGTGCGACACAAAATGCCGCCAAGGCCCCAATATCTTTATAGCCGTCATTCATCATTTTTTGCGGATCTACCAATAGTTTTCCGTCGATATAATCTAAAGGATAAGGCTTGTAGGTGATGTATAATAGGGCCAATGCGGAAAATAAAATTCCGCCCAATAAAAATTTATTTTCCTGCTCGGGATGTTTGTCCACATAGGCAAATATTTTCCACGTGCCCCACAACGAGAGAACTCCTAGTAACAGCCCTACGCCCACATCTTGCGGAGTGTGCACTCCCAGATAGTTACGGGAAAATCCGGTTATTAAAATGGCAATGATACATAAAACAGCCGCCCAACGCATGCGGGGGCTATGCCAAAAACCAACTGCCATACCGCCGTAAATGGGAGTAGCGGTGGTGGTGTGTCCGCTGGGGAAAGAATAACCCGTCGCCGTTTCAATGGCATTTCCGGCAGGTAATACCCGCGGGTCCCGTATCCAAGGACGATAGGCGCACACGGTTAATTTCAGTACGGCATTGAATGCCACACAGATATGTAGCGCCGTTAACGTGAACAAACCGTTTCGTTTATGAACGGTCCAATAAATAAATGTAGGCAGTAACACCAAATAAGTTACCGCAAACAAGGAAACCATCTCCAAGCACGGGGTCCAAGCATCTTGGATGCTGTTTCTAAATTGTTGTAGCCACAACAAGTATTCAATATCCATCTTTTTCTCCTTTTATTTAATTTAATCCTAACGAAGTTAAAAGCCGGCGTAACAACCCTTCCGTTTTTTCTTTGGCCGGTGTGCGAGAAATGGCATTGGAATGACGTTGAGTATGCAGTGCCAAAGAAAGAGCCGAGGTAAAAGAAGGGCCCAGCATTTCTTCGCTATCTGCAATTAATTGATCATGTCCCGCCAGTTTCACCCGTCTAACGGAAAAAACAGATTTAGCGGCATTTTTTACGGGAATATCAGCCCCACCGCCGGTAAGTACGATTTGGTGAGGGGCATATTTAATGTAAGAGAGCGATTGCACCAACTCGTGATGTATTTTTTTAAGTAGTTTTTGGGCGGCTTCGTCCAATACGTCATCCATAATTTCATCTTCCCCGTAGGTATAATCTCGCTGAATTTTTTGCGCTTCCTGAAATTCGTTTTGCAACGTGTAGGCTACTTCTTGAGTGACAAGTTCAGCCCCTAACGGGATTTCCCAAGCCGCTTCTAAAAGTCCTTTGTGGTACAAGGCTGCGGAACTGTTTTGCGCGCCGATATCTAAAAGCAAAACACCGGCTTGTTTTTCTTCGGGCTTAAGCAAAGTATCACACAAAGTTAATAGAGTCGGTACCACTACAAAATCTTCAGAACCGGCCGCAGTTAAGACGCGGTTCAAATTATGCAGATGGCTGCGCAAAGCACAAGAAATAAAACTTTCTACTTCTAAATTATTGCCGCTGAGCCCCACGGGATTAACTCCCATTTTCCCATCTAAAGTAAAACATTGCGGTAATACGTGCACAATCTCTAACTCTTCACTTAAACTTTCCGGCAAAGATTGATCCAAGACGGCTTGTACATCTTTTTCGGTAATCACTTGATTTTTACTGGTGATGGAAAGAAAACCGCTGGTACGGCGGAAACTTAAAAATCCGCCTCGCAGTCCGACGGTAAGCGTGGGGGTAAAAGGAGCATATTCGCTCATTTCTGCCAGTAGCTCTGATACGGTACGTACCGCATGGTCAAAGTCCAGTATATAACTGGCACTAATGGAAGCGCACGGCACCTGCACGCTACGGCGTACGCGGAAGGTGTTGGTAATGCTGTCATAAGAGGTAAGCACGGCCGCAATTTGGCCACTACCGAAATCTAAGGCTAAAAAGTGTTCTTCCATGGCCTTATTTTATCAAATTTGGGGTGTAACTGCTTTCGCCTACAAATCGGCGTGAAAAGTAAATTTTTATATGGAACTTAGGCGGCAGAGAGAAGGGGGAATTTCATATAATATAGACGTGATAGAAATTAAGGATTTATCTTTTCATTTTGGGTTACGCACCTTGTTTGAAGGGGCGAATCTGCTTGTGCCCGACGGCGTGAAAATGGGTGTCGTGGGGCTCAACGGATGCGGTAAATCTACCTTATTTAAGCTGATCACCGGCGAACTCTTTCCGGACGGTGGGAAAATCGATATTTCACGCGGAACACAGCTGGCCAGCGTGGCGCAGGAAATTAAAGATCCGTCCAAAAAATTACTAGATTTTGTATTGGAATCTGACTTAGAAATGACCCGTTTGCAACACAAATTGCAACAATCTGATCTTTCCGGTGAAAAGTTAGCCGAAATTTATGATCGGTTAGATAGTTTGGGGGTGCACTCGGCTACGGCCCGGGCCAGTGCCATTTTAAGCGGTTTGGGATTTGTCAATGAAGATTTTGAACGCCCGCTGAAAGAATTTTCCGGCGGATGGCAAGTGCGCGCCAATTTAGCCGCCACTTTATATGCACCGAGCAACTGTTTACTACTCGACGAGCCCACCAACCATTTGGATTTAGAAACGGCCACGTGGCTGGAGAATTATCTTTCTAAGACGGAAAAAACCGTACTTCTTATCAGCCATGACCGCCATATTTTAAATCGCTTATGCGATAAAATCGTACACGTAGAGCAAAGCCAGCTCAAAGTATATAACGGCAATTATGATACCTATGAGCGCACGCGGCAGGCCGAGCAGGAAGGGGCGCGTTTGGCGGCAGCTAAACATGAGCGGGTCGTGGCGCATTTGCAAAGTTTTGTGGATCGTTTCCGTTATAAAGCGACCAAAGCCAAACAAGCTCAAAGCCGCCTCAAAATGATTGAAAAATTGGGAGAGCCTCCGGAGGTAATTAAAGATCCGCAAGTGCATTTTCAGTTTCCTTCCCCAAGCCACTTGACGCAAGCCTTAATTACGCTGGAAGAAGCGGTGGCCGGATACGATGATCAACCGGTGTTGCAACATCTTACACTGCGTATTGAGCCCGATGACCGTATTGCTCTTTTAGGCGCAAACGGGAACGGAAAATCTACGCTTGCCAAGGTGTTGTCGCATCGCTTGTTACTAATGAGCGGGCGAATGACGATTGCCAAAAAAATCAAAATTGCTTATTTTTCCCAGCATCAGACGGAAGAATTAGATCTTGAAAAAACACCGTTTGAAATGTTGGCCGGTTTAATGCCACCGGGGACGAGCGAAACACAAATCCGTGCCCAACTGGGTGCGTTTGGCCTTAATAAATCCAAGTCGGATACCGTTATCGGCAAATTGTCCGGCGGGGAGAAAAGCCGTTTGCTCCTGGCAATCATTACCAAAGATGCCCCGCATTTGTTAATTTTAGACGAGCCCACCAACCATTTAGACATTTTATCGCGCCAAGCCTTGCTGGAAGCCTTAAATCACTATGAGGGGGCAGTGGTGTTAATCACGCACGATTTGCATGTGATAGAAATGGCTTGCGATACTTTGTGGCTGGTAAAGGGGGGCACGTGCCAGATTTATCGCGGAGATTTGGAGGACTATAAAGCCAGCCTTTTAAAGAAAAATGATAAGGGCTCCAGCGCTGCCAGCGACAAAGAAAACTCTGCCGAAACCCGCCGAAAAAATGCCGCTGCCAGGCGAGCTTTGCTGGCCCCGCTTAAAAAAGAAATCCGCGAACTGGATAAAAAATTGGAAAAATTAAACGCCCGTAAACAAGAGCTGGAAAATTTACTGGTGCAACGCTATGACGCCGATAACAGTATTGAGTTGGCCTTACTGGGAGATCAGATTTCAAACGCGGAAGAACGGTGGCTGTTTCTAAACCAACAATGTGAAGATGTTTTGGCCGGTAAAGAGGAGGCATTATGAGCGCATTTGATTTATTAACCCCGGATTTACAAGTTGCCCTGAAACGTCTGAACATCACGGAACCGACGCAGATACAACAATCGGCTTTACCGCCGGTGCTTCAAGGGCGTGACGTGTTGGCTACCGCGCAAACCGGTACCGGAAAAACATTTGCTTTCCTCTTGCCGCTTATCACACATCTGCGTGCACGGCCTGAGAGTGCGGCGCTTATCTTATCTCCTACGCGCGAACTGGCACAACAGACCCAAGCAGCCTTGGAAAGCCTGGTACCGCCCGAAGAATTACTATCGGTGTTAATTATTGGCGGAGAAAATATACATAAACAATATGCACTACTGCGCCGAAAACCACGCCTGATTATCGGCACGCCGGGACGGATTATAGACCATATTCTGCATAAAAGCATTCCCCTCAAAAACATTGCTTTTTTAGTACTAGATGAAGCGGATCGGATGCTGGATATGGGGTTTATTCCGGATGTGCGAAAAATTTGCACGGCCTTACCAACCCCGCGCCAAACATTATTATTTTCAGCTACTTTGCCCAAAGAAATTGAGCAATTAGCGGGGGGACTTTTGGTAAGTCCGGTGCGCGTACAAATCGGCTCAGTGACTCGTCCGGTGGATTTAGTAGTACAGCAAATCATTCGTTTGGGTACGCGCGAGCGCTTGGGGCAATTACTCACGGAACTGGAAAGCCGCCGCGGACAGATTTTGATTTTCGTAAAAAGTAAACACTTGGCAGATAAACTGGCCAAACAACTTAAACAATATGGAGTAAAGGCCAATGCTTTGCACGGCGATTTGCGTCAAAACAGACGGCGGCAAGTAATGGAGTTTTTCCGCACAGGGACAGTGCCGGTGTTGGTGGCCACGGATGTGGCAGCCCGCGGGCTTGATGTGGACGGCATGACTTGTGTGATTAATTATGATTTGCCGCAATGTCCGGAAGATTATATCCACCGTATCGGACGCACCGGCCGGGCCGGCAGTGTGGGCACCGCCCTTTCCTTTATACTGGAGGAAGATGACAGTAAGTGGAAGGATATTGTGCGTACGTGCCATTTAGGGAAAATAGCGGAACTGACTAAGGGCGATCGCCCTTTACCAAAGCCCAAATTTGTGCCGGATAGGGGAGCTGCAAAACCCAAGAAAGTTTCGATTCAAAAAGAAAAATCCCTACCGGTTGTATCTTCTGATAAATCTCGTTTGGAAGGAAAGAAAACCGCTTCTGCGCCGTCCGCTGCCAAGAAGAAACCGGTGCCGGCAACGGTGCCAGCTCCCGATAAATCTTTTGGTTTTGCGGTGATGCGTGTGGGACGGAAAAAGAGACAATCCGGTGTTTCCGCTTCGCAAGAAAAAGCCGCCAAACATCGCCGACCGTTTTCTTTTCACTTCAAAAAACGCCGCAAAAAATAACACCCCGCTTTTGGCGAGGTGTTAAACGATACACGAAATTATTTAATTTCTCTGCAACCGCTGGGTAGCGTAGGAGTGGTGCTTGCCTGTGCGGTACTTTGACAGACCCAACTGGTGTCCGGGCAACAAGCAATCGGTGCATAGACGCCGTTGGCATTATGCGTAGGGTACATAAAGTCTAAATGGTAATCCCCTTTATTGCTGGTAACGCGTACGCGATCGCTCATTAAGGTATAGGTAAAATTGCCGTCGTCTATTTCAGTGCCCGCGAAAGAATCAACCCCGATAAACGAAGCGTCTATTTGATTAAAGTTGGTGGGGACTTCGCTGTTGATGGATCTGAAACGAACGGCTGAATCCAATAAGGTCTTTCCGTTTGTTAAACCTTCCATCATTTCTGCGCGGCGGATGGATTTGGTATATTGCGGCACGGCAATAGCAGTCAGAATGCCGATAATCAGCACCACTGCCATTAATTCGATTAGAGTAAAACCTTGTTTATTAGCAAACATATGAGCTCTCCTTAAGTATTTCTTTTCTACAGTATAATGATTTCAGAGCTGTGTGGCAAGCCCAAAATGGGACATAGGATAGCAGTCTTGCTAGTTGTTTGTCAATAGTAGATTAAAAAAGGACTTGCAAAATGTTTCTCAAAAAGTTTTAATCTAGGTGTAGGGTAGTTTAAAACTAATAAGGAGGAAGTACTGCATGAAGAAACTACTAGGCTTGCTGTTGGTCGCTGCTGTGGCCTTCCCCGCAAGCGCTGATGTATTGAAAAACGTAAACCTCATTGGCGAAATTCAAACCATCGCCTCTGATGTTAACCATAACACTGACCCGGCATATTATAATGACGGCGTACACACCCGTGTGTTGGCTGGTTTATCTGCCCAACTCGTGGAAGATGTAACTGCCAACATTTTGTTCCAATATGCTGATACTTGGAACGGTAATATGGATGGGGATACCATCAATGACTATGAAGGTCGGGTAAGAGTATCCAACGCCAATGTAGTGTTGTCTAACTTATTTGATTGCTTAGAAGCGACCGTCGGTCGTCAATTCTACGGTGATGAAGACAGCGCTGTCATGTATGTTGGTCCGAACCACTACAATGCGGAAACCCGCGCTGCTTATGCCCAATCTTTGGATGCGGTCAAATTGACCTATGCCGATGATGTAAAAGCTTTTACCTTCATCGCCGGTAAAGTGGGCGTTGTAGATAATGGCATGGGCCCTGTAAACGTCTTGGGCGGTCTTGCTGATGGTACCAAAATCATGGGTGGTGACTTCCGCTTGAACGTTACCGATGCAGTCAAATTGCAAGCTTACATCTACAATTTCGAAAAAATCACCGTGCTCAATATTCCGGACGGTAACACTGATAAAGATGCCGGCTTGTATGGTGCCAAATTGAGCTTCACTCCGGAAGCTGGTTTATTTAGCGTAGAATATGCCCGCAACTATGGCGGTGACCGCTTGATTAAAGAACATAAAGATACCGGTTACATGGTAAAAGCTGATGCCAAATTGGACATCAACGAATTTGCCGTGCGCGGTGCTTTCTTGTATGAACATGAAAACTTCCGGGCTTGGGGCAACTATACTCCGGGTTTGATCATTGGTCATAGATTGGCTGGTCAAATCGGACAATACTCCGGTGAAGGTGTCCGTATGTTCAACTTGGGTGTCGATTTTAACCCGTTTGAAAAATGGACCTTCTCCTTGGATGGCTATTCCTTCCAAGATCGTTATGCTCACCATGCCTCTACTTGGGAAGCTGACTTAACCGCCAAATATACGCACAATGAATATGTGCAATTATTTGCTGGCTTAGGTTATGCCAAGTATGGTAATGATGAAGTCGCTGCAGGCACCACCTATAAAGATGCCTTCCACAAAGACAACATCAAAGGCCAAATCGGTATGTTGATTAACTTCTAATCTTAGAAGAACAATCTAAACCCCGCTCCTCGGAGCGGGGTTTTTTCTTGTAAGTAAAAAAGTACGGGGAATATGCAAGCACATTCCCCGTTCCCCATTTATCCCCCGATAGACCCTTGCGGGTCGGACAAAAATCGCTTTGTTTCTTTTATCATAGCAAGCGGGGGGACCTCAAGCAAGTTAAAAAATTAATTAGATAGGAAGTCTTAGAAGACGCACGAAACCCACGATAGCCGTAAGGTATCGGTTTTCGTAACTTTCAATTTAGATGGGGTTTTGTAATAGCAAAGGTACCGGCTCTAAATAGCGGTCAAACAAATGCCATTTTGGTCGGCTATTTTGATGACTTCTTCTAAATCCAGTACAAGGGTTTTGTCCGCTTCAAAAGCCAGCAGTTTAAGGCCGCTTTCTTGCAAAGAAGAAATGGTGCCTTTGCCTATGACCGGCAGATCAAAACGATTATCTTGGTCGGGGCGGGCCACTTTGACGACGGCTATACAACTCTTTTTTTCAGCTGATTTTTTGTAGAGTTCGCCTGCACGGCGAATGCACGCGTCCGTCCCTTCCATGCCTTCCACGGCAATGACTGCGCTTTGGCTGACTACACACGTCAAACCGATGTCTAAACCGGACAGGGTCTTAGCAATTTTGTAACCAAAAGCAATGGCTTTTTGCTCTTCTTCGGTAGGAGTGCGACGGCTCAGCGTGCCCTTGGGGGGCATAAACCGTTCCAGAAAAGAAGCCGAGCTGACAAACTCTATGCCTTCCTTCTGAAATTCTTCGATAACGCGCGACAAAATATGTTTAGTCTGCATGGATTTGAGCGAGGCTAAAAATTTAGCCCCGCGCAAATCCGGCATTATGTTTTTGAAAATAGAGGTATGTTGCACACGGCCGGCCATTAGCACCCGAGATACTTGATGCTTTTTGAAAAAACTGATGCCGGCACCCAGTTGGCCCATGCGTATACTACAGATGACTTCAGCAATGCCTTTGAAATCTTCTTCCTTGGCATTGCCTTTTAAGGCAGCCACCACCACGCGCACGCCTTTTTGGACGGCTTCGCGAGCAATATAAATGGGCATTTTGCCTTCACCGGCAATAATGCCTAATACCTCATTATTATTCATCGGCTTGGTTTATTTTACGTTTAGCAGCGGTAATTCCGCGTTGCGAGTTCTTGCAGAAATCCAACATCTCTTGTACAGGCGGAATAGGATGTTGGGCTTCTAACTGCGCGATAGCGTCTTTGAGTAACAGTCTGGCGCGGAATAATACCTTAAAGGCACGTTGAACGGCCATAATTTCTTCCCGTTTCATGCCGGCACGACGCATCCCCACCACATTTAATCCAACTAAACGGGCCCGTTCTCCTTGGGCGGTGCAGAAGGGGGGGATATCTTGCGGAGCCATGGTGCCGCCGGAAAGCATAGCCAACCGGCCGATGCGTGCAAATTGATGTACGCCGACCATACCGGAGGTAATCACGCGGTCTGCAATATGTACGTGCCCGGCGATACCGGTGCAATTACCCAGAATGATATTATTTCCCAAGCAACAATCATGTGCTACGTGAGAATTGGCCATCAATAAACAAGAATTTCCCACAATCGTGGGCACCTGTTCATTAGTGGCACGGTGAATGGTGACACATTCGCGGATCTTATTACCATTGCCAATTTGCACCATGCTTTGCATAGAATCGTCGTAAGACAAGTCTTGCGGTTTGACTCCGATGGTAGCATGGGCAATAAGCTCATTGTCATCGCCCATAACGGTATTTTCGATTAAGCAAAAAGGACCAATGCGGTTGTTTTTGCCAATCGTCACCCGCGGACCAATGACCGTGTAAGGGCCAATATAGGTGGACGGATCTATTTTAGCATCCGGTGCTATAATGGCGGTGGGATGAATATGTGCTTCAGACATGCAAGTTTTCTCCTAATATGAACGTCAGGTATGCCTGCGTGCAGAGTTTGCCATTGACGTACGCTTCCGCGTAAATGCGCGAGAGCTTGCCAAGGCGTAAAAATTGCACGGGCATTTCTAAAGTGTCCCCCGGAACAACCATCCCCCTAAATTTCGCATCTTCTACCCCTAGAAAGAGCGGTATTTCTTTTCCTTTCGATACGTGCCCCATCCCCGCACTGCCAAACGATTGCGAAATACTTTCCAAAATCAATACGCCGGGCATAATCGGTTTTTGCGGGAAATGTCCTTTGAAAAAATACTCTTCCCCCGTTACTTTCTTAATCCCTACGCAAGATTTTTGCTCTTCAATAATGCGTACTTCATCTACCAGTAAAAACGGATCCCGATGTGGGATGTTTTTCTGAATATCCTCTTTACTTAACACCCTAATGGCCGGCGCGGACAACAACGGTGCTAAGGACGGATGTTTTTCTTTCATTTTTCCTCCGCATTAGCTAGTAATAACCGCCCAAATAACACATTGTGTTTATGGCCCCCCATATGACAGGTTATTTTTAAGGGCGGTAGCCGTTTGCCAATTAAGCGTAAATCGCCTACTAAATCCAGTATTTTATGCCGCACTAACTCATCGGGAAAGCGCAG
The nucleotide sequence above comes from Elusimicrobiaceae bacterium. Encoded proteins:
- a CDS encoding OmpA family protein; amino-acid sequence: MKKMMLLGVSVALLLTACTTPGKRTAIGAGGGAAVGALTGAVIANNTGGKSYQGAIYGALAGAAVGGALGNYYDKQAKELAAIADVTKVKDANGKTIRLVITLKNDILFETGNAALSSASVTTLNDLLRVLKKYPKNNIIVAGHADSTGSDAVNKPLSTQRAKAVYDYLIGNGLKTLSIQYVGYGSAQPVADNSTEAGRAKNRRVELLITANEKDIQ
- a CDS encoding phosphatase PAP2 family protein, yielding MDIEYLLWLQQFRNSIQDAWTPCLEMVSLFAVTYLVLLPTFIYWTVHKRNGLFTLTALHICVAFNAVLKLTVCAYRPWIRDPRVLPAGNAIETATGYSFPSGHTTTATPIYGGMAVGFWHSPRMRWAAVLCIIAILITGFSRNYLGVHTPQDVGVGLLLGVLSLWGTWKIFAYVDKHPEQENKFLLGGILFSALALLYITYKPYPLDYIDGKLLVDPQKMMNDGYKDIGALAAFCVARYIEKRWIGFEATGLNWKEIIWGIVGLIPLVLLIMFLQKYCILWMGPHWGRLVARGFIVLYIVALYPGWLKFIFHQRAK
- a CDS encoding ABC-F family ATP-binding cassette domain-containing protein, which codes for MIEIKDLSFHFGLRTLFEGANLLVPDGVKMGVVGLNGCGKSTLFKLITGELFPDGGKIDISRGTQLASVAQEIKDPSKKLLDFVLESDLEMTRLQHKLQQSDLSGEKLAEIYDRLDSLGVHSATARASAILSGLGFVNEDFERPLKEFSGGWQVRANLAATLYAPSNCLLLDEPTNHLDLETATWLENYLSKTEKTVLLISHDRHILNRLCDKIVHVEQSQLKVYNGNYDTYERTRQAEQEGARLAAAKHERVVAHLQSFVDRFRYKATKAKQAQSRLKMIEKLGEPPEVIKDPQVHFQFPSPSHLTQALITLEEAVAGYDDQPVLQHLTLRIEPDDRIALLGANGNGKSTLAKVLSHRLLLMSGRMTIAKKIKIAYFSQHQTEELDLEKTPFEMLAGLMPPGTSETQIRAQLGAFGLNKSKSDTVIGKLSGGEKSRLLLAIITKDAPHLLILDEPTNHLDILSRQALLEALNHYEGAVVLITHDLHVIEMACDTLWLVKGGTCQIYRGDLEDYKASLLKKNDKGSSAASDKENSAETRRKNAAARRALLAPLKKEIRELDKKLEKLNARKQELENLLVQRYDADNSIELALLGDQISNAEERWLFLNQQCEDVLAGKEEAL
- a CDS encoding DEAD/DEAH box helicase gives rise to the protein MSAFDLLTPDLQVALKRLNITEPTQIQQSALPPVLQGRDVLATAQTGTGKTFAFLLPLITHLRARPESAALILSPTRELAQQTQAALESLVPPEELLSVLIIGGENIHKQYALLRRKPRLIIGTPGRIIDHILHKSIPLKNIAFLVLDEADRMLDMGFIPDVRKICTALPTPRQTLLFSATLPKEIEQLAGGLLVSPVRVQIGSVTRPVDLVVQQIIRLGTRERLGQLLTELESRRGQILIFVKSKHLADKLAKQLKQYGVKANALHGDLRQNRRRQVMEFFRTGTVPVLVATDVAARGLDVDGMTCVINYDLPQCPEDYIHRIGRTGRAGSVGTALSFILEEDDSKWKDIVRTCHLGKIAELTKGDRPLPKPKFVPDRGAAKPKKVSIQKEKSLPVVSSDKSRLEGKKTASAPSAAKKKPVPATVPAPDKSFGFAVMRVGRKKRQSGVSASQEKAAKHRRPFSFHFKKRRKK
- a CDS encoding prepilin-type N-terminal cleavage/methylation domain-containing protein — its product is MFANKQGFTLIELMAVVLIIGILTAIAVPQYTKSIRRAEMMEGLTNGKTLLDSAVRFRSINSEVPTNFNQIDASFIGVDSFAGTEIDDGNFTYTLMSDRVRVTSNKGDYHLDFMYPTHNANGVYAPIACCPDTSWVCQSTAQASTTPTLPSGCREIK
- the lpxI gene encoding UDP-2,3-diacylglucosamine diphosphatase LpxI (LpxI, functionally equivalent to LpxH, replaces it in LPS biosynthesis in a minority of bacteria.), with protein sequence MNNNEVLGIIAGEGKMPIYIAREAVQKGVRVVVAALKGNAKEEDFKGIAEVICSIRMGQLGAGISFFKKHQVSRVLMAGRVQHTSIFKNIMPDLRGAKFLASLKSMQTKHILSRVIEEFQKEGIEFVSSASFLERFMPPKGTLSRRTPTEEEQKAIAFGYKIAKTLSGLDIGLTCVVSQSAVIAVEGMEGTDACIRRAGELYKKSAEKKSCIAVVKVARPDQDNRFDLPVIGKGTISSLQESGLKLLAFEADKTLVLDLEEVIKIADQNGICLTAI
- the lpxA gene encoding acyl-ACP--UDP-N-acetylglucosamine O-acyltransferase → MSEAHIHPTAIIAPDAKIDPSTYIGPYTVIGPRVTIGKNNRIGPFCLIENTVMGDDNELIAHATIGVKPQDLSYDDSMQSMVQIGNGNKIRECVTIHRATNEQVPTIVGNSCLLMANSHVAHDCCLGNNIILGNCTGIAGHVHIADRVITSGMVGVHQFARIGRLAMLSGGTMAPQDIPPFCTAQGERARLVGLNVVGMRRAGMKREEIMAVQRAFKVLFRARLLLKDAIAQLEAQHPIPPVQEMLDFCKNSQRGITAAKRKINQADE
- the fabZ gene encoding 3-hydroxyacyl-ACP dehydratase FabZ encodes the protein MKEKHPSLAPLLSAPAIRVLSKEDIQKNIPHRDPFLLVDEVRIIEEQKSCVGIKKVTGEEYFFKGHFPQKPIMPGVLILESISQSFGSAGMGHVSKGKEIPLFLGVEDAKFRGMVVPGDTLEMPVQFLRLGKLSRIYAEAYVNGKLCTQAYLTFILGENLHV